In Saccharothrix violaceirubra, the following are encoded in one genomic region:
- the rimI gene encoding ribosomal protein S18-alanine N-acetyltransferase has protein sequence MTPVVTIAPLREEDVPECVRIEHESFPADDPWSADAFRGELRAGHHYVGAYVADELVGYAGLGLTDFESSVHTIAVDKRWQGNGIGRTLLRTLLAVADERRVPVFLEVRTDNVPAITLYVAHGFEHLGRRRRYYQPSGADAYTMGRPAKSD, from the coding sequence GTGACCCCGGTCGTCACCATCGCGCCTCTGCGTGAAGAAGACGTGCCCGAGTGCGTCCGGATCGAGCACGAGTCGTTCCCGGCCGACGACCCGTGGAGCGCCGACGCGTTCCGCGGCGAACTCCGGGCCGGCCACCACTACGTCGGCGCGTACGTGGCCGACGAACTGGTCGGCTACGCGGGCCTGGGCCTGACGGACTTCGAGAGCAGCGTCCACACGATCGCCGTCGACAAGCGGTGGCAGGGCAACGGCATCGGCCGCACGTTGCTGCGCACGCTGCTCGCGGTGGCCGACGAGCGCCGCGTGCCGGTGTTCCTCGAGGTGCGCACGGACAACGTTCCGGCGATCACCCTCTACGTCGCGCACGGCTTCGAGCACCTCGGCCGGCGCCGCCGCTACTACCAGCCGTCGGGTGCCGACGCGTACACGATGGGAAGGCCCGCGAAAAGTGACTGA